The following coding sequences are from one Carassius auratus strain Wakin chromosome 15, ASM336829v1, whole genome shotgun sequence window:
- the LOC113115006 gene encoding pre-rRNA-processing protein TSR1 homolog codes for MAAGGEQQQAHRPGTLKQKNKQHKHGKHRTKGEIGRENKGRVAVMALTKKQRREMRKMDRRNKANQLRRNKKDSVLTEKRKLGSRDGPPHLVAVIALHAGVDAGAVTKILRGEGVGGVVHEDQGVTGAKDSFGLILPRFKQRFIFYRPDTADLHALLDVAKIADSLVFVLESTEGWDSYGEYCLSCLFAQGLPSHALVCQGVADLAVKKRTESRRVLSRLVESHFPDARLFPVDSEQDATLLLRHLSGQKQRRLGFRSRRSHLLVQRATYTPNTSQNGTGGPATGLGTLCVSGYIRGSPLQVNRLVHITGHGDFQLSQIDAPADPLPLVTAAPRPGKPGRDVEMMDGGDGDVRVLMKADPEKRESLQAEAEVDPMDGEQTWPTEAELEEAEEARKKRRVMKVPKGTSDYQATWIIDDAEQEEDDNDIDSCADDDDDEDGMMEDEMDGDNESQDAGSECASEGDDDDGEEEEEEEEEEEISSTGPDQKYDEGLDEAEEGEGLRRYREARANELFPDEVDTPLDVPAKTRFQKFRGLKSFRSSPWDPLENLPLDYSRIYQFQNFERMRRRILADVASEEEGAMEGWYVTLHIVDVPPSVMESFQTGKPLVLVSLLPHEQKMSVMHMLVRHHPSNTEPVKSKEDLVFQCGFRRFRASAIFSQHTSADKHKMERFLRPDAPTVMSVYAPITFPTAGVLVFKQRDNGMQDLVATGTLLSCDPQRVVLKRIVLSGHPFKINRRSAVVRYMFFNRDDILWFKPVELRTKWGRRGHIKEALGTHGHMKCVFDNQLRSQDTVLMNLYKRVYPHWTYDPYVPAPLSWVKREPPPALCDIDME; via the exons ATGGCTGCAGGAGGCGAGCAGCAGCAGGCGCACAGGCCTGGAACtcttaaacagaaaaacaaacagcacAAGCATGGAAAACACCGAACTAAAGGCGAGATCGGGCGGGAGAACAAGG GTAGAGTTGCTGTCATGGCTCTCACCAAGAAACAGAGAAGAGAGATGAGGAAAATGGACCGTAGAAACAAAGCCAACCAGCTGCGACGCAACAAAAAAGACTCg GTGTTGACAGAGAAAAGGAAGCTGGGCAGCAGGGATGGACCCCCTCATCTGGTGGCAGTCATAGCCCTTCATGCAGGAGTGGATGCCGGGGCTGTCACAAAAATACTGAGAGGTGAAGGAGTTGGTGGTGTGGTACATGAAGATCAAGGAGTCACTGGGGCCAAGGACAGTTTTGGTCTCATTCTCCCCCGCTTTAAACAGCGATTCATTTTCTACAGGCCAGACACAG CTGACTTGCATGCCCTCCTGGATGTGGCAAAGATTGCAGACAGTTTGGTGTTTGTGTTGGAGTCGACTGAAGGTTGGGACAGCTATGGAGAATACTGCCTCTCCTGTCTCTTTGCACAGGGCTTGCCAAGTCATG CACTGGTGTGTCAGGGAGTGGCTGATCTAGCGGTGAAGAAACGCACTGAGTCTCGGCGAGTGCTGTCCCGATTGGTAGAGTCTCATTTCCCAGATGCGCGTCTCTTTCCTGTGGACAGCGAGCAGGATGCTACTCTTTTGCTGAGGCACCTGTCAGGACAGAAGCAGAGGCGGTTGGGCTTCCGCTCTCGCCGCTCGCACCTACTGGTTCAGAGAGCCACATATACACCAAACACCAGCCAGAATGGGACAGGGGGCCCAGCCACAGGGTTAGGGACCCTCTGTGTGTCAGGATATATTCGAGGCTCTCCTCTGCAAGTCAACAGGCTTGTGCATATCACAGGTCATGGTGACTTTCAGCTTAGCCAGATCGATGCTCCTGCAGATCCTCTACCCCTCGTGACAGCAGCTCCTCGACCGGGGAAGCCAGGAAGAGACGTCGAGATGATG GATGGTGGTGATGGGGATGTTCGGGTGTTGATGAAAGCAGACCCTGAGAAAAGGGAGAGCTTGCAGGCGGAGGCAGAAGTGGATCCCATGGATGGGGAGCAAACGTGGCCCACAGAAGCAGAGCTGGAGGAGGCAGAAG AGGCCAGAAAGAAAAGGAGAGTGATGAAAGTACCAAAGGGGACGTCTGACTACCAGGCCACATGGATCATTGATGATGCTGAGCAGGAGGAGGATGACAATGACATTGACAGctgtgctgatgatgatgatgatgaagatgggaTGATGGAAGATGAAATGGATGGTGATAATGAATCTCAG GATGCTGGGTCTGAATGCGCTTCTGAAGGAGATGATGACGAtggggaagaagaagaagaagaagaggaggaggaggagattaGTTCCACCGGACCCGATCAGAAGTATGACGAAGGCTTGGACGAAGCCGAGGAGGGAGAGGGACTGAGGAGATATAGAGAGGCACGTGCCAATGAGTTGTTCCCCGATGAAGTCGACACTCCCCTAGATGTCCCAGCCAAGACACG GTTTCAGAAGTTCAGAGGTCTGAAGAGTTTCCGTTCCTCCCCGTGGGACCCCCTGGAGAATCTGCCTCTTGATTACTCGCGCATCTACCAGTTCCAGAACTTTGAGCGCATGCGCCGCCGAATACTAGCAGATGTCGCTAGTGAGGAGGAAGGAGCAATG gaAGGCTGGTACGTGACTCTTCATATTGTGGATGTTCCTCCCTCAGTAATGGAGAGCTTTCAAACCGGCAAACCATTAGTTCTAGTGTCCCTGCTGCCACATGAACAGAAG ATGTCAGTGATGCATATGTTGGTGCGGCATCACCCGAGCAACACAGAACCAGTGAAGTCTAAAGAAGACCTGGTGTTTCAGTGCGGTTTCAGACGCTTCAGAGCTTCAGCCATCTTCTCACAGCACACTTCTG ctgatAAACACAAGATGGAGCGGTTTCTGCGTCCTGATGCTCCTACAGTGATGTCTGTCTATGCTCCCATTACCTTCCCCACCGCTGGTGTTCTGGTCTTCAAACAGAGAGACAATG GTATGCAGGACCTGGTGGCCACAGGTACTCTCTTGAGCTGTGATCCTCAGCGCGTGGTCTTGAAGAGAATCGTGCTGAGCGGACACCCTTTCAAAATCAATCGGCGCTCTGCTGTGGTCCGTTACATGTTCTTCAACAGAG ATGATATTCTGTGGTTTAAGCCAGTAGAACTACGTACAAAATGGGGACGAAGAGGACACATCAAGGAAGCATTAG GTACTCACGGCCACATGAAGTGTGTATTTGACAATCAGCTGCGCTCTCAGGACACAGTGTTGATGAACCTGTACAAGAGAGTGTATCCGCACTGGACCTACGACCCCTATGTCCCCGCCCCTCTGTCCTGGGTCAAGAGAGAGCCGCCACCGGCCCTCTGTGACATTGACATGGAGTAG